The following proteins come from a genomic window of Mariniflexile sp. TRM1-10:
- a CDS encoding fumarylacetoacetate hydrolase family protein, with product MKILAIGKNYVSNKEEISGNKTGNQIIFSKPESSLVRDNKDVVYPSFTNQLNYEIELVIKIGKKGKDISLEDAASYISEIGVGIDYTAKDVFNACRETKGPWDLGKGFDGAAPISNFKPVSNFPKLDDINFNLVINGEEKQVGNTSLMIYTFSDIIAFTSKYMTLEPGDLIFTGTPAVGAGEIFKGDHLQCFVEGELLLDFKMI from the coding sequence ATGAAAATTCTGGCTATCGGAAAAAACTACGTAAGTAACAAAGAAGAAATTAGTGGCAATAAAACAGGCAATCAAATTATATTTTCCAAGCCGGAATCGAGTCTTGTAAGAGATAATAAAGATGTGGTTTATCCTAGCTTTACCAATCAATTGAATTATGAAATTGAATTGGTTATCAAAATTGGTAAAAAAGGAAAAGACATCAGTTTAGAAGATGCCGCTTCATATATATCAGAAATTGGTGTTGGTATCGATTATACCGCTAAAGATGTTTTTAATGCTTGCAGGGAAACTAAAGGCCCTTGGGATTTAGGTAAAGGTTTTGATGGTGCTGCACCTATTTCTAATTTTAAACCGGTTTCTAACTTTCCTAAATTGGATGACATTAATTTTAATTTAGTTATTAATGGTGAAGAAAAACAAGTTGGAAACACGTCGTTAATGATTTATACCTTTAGTGATATCATTGCGTTTACTTCAAAATACATGACTTTAGAACCTGGTGATTTAATATTTACAGGAACACCTGCCGTGGGCGCTGGTGAAATTTTTAAAGGCGACCACCTCCAGTGTTTTGTTGAAGGTGAATTGCTTTTGGATTTTAAAATGATTTAA
- the acs gene encoding acetate--CoA ligase: protein MSNYHIKHLEEYYQVYRKSIREPESFWEEVAEEHFVWRKKWDNVLSWDFTKPEVKWFEGAKLNITENCIDRHLATRADKTAILFEPNNPDEPSEHITYSQLHKRVNQFANVLKAQGVQKGDRVCIYVPMIPELAISVLACARIGAIHSVVFAGFSATALATRINDSDCKMVITSDGSYRGAKSIDLKGIVDEALEKCPGVKTVLVAKRTNSEVTMKEGRDLWLQPLLDAASTDCKAEIMDAEDPLFILYTSGSTGQPKGMVHTTAGYMVYTAYTFKNAFQYRENDVYWCTADIGWITGHSYIVYGPLANGATTVLFEGVPSYPDFGRFWQIVQKHKVTQFYTAPTAIRALAKQGVELVEQYDLSSLKVLGSVGEPINEEAWHWYNDVIGKNKSPIIDSWWQTETGGIMITPIPYVTPTKPTYATLPFIGVQPALMDEHGNELKGNQVEGRLCIKFPWPSIARTIWGNHERYRETYFSAFEGMYFTGDGALRDEVGYYRITGRVDDVIIVSGHNLGTAPIEDAINEHPAVAESAIVGFPHDIKGSALYGYVTLKDTGESRVHDNLRKEINQLISDKIGPIAKLDKIQFTQGLPKTRSGKIMRRILRKIACKDTNNLGDTSTLLNPEVVQDIMDNAL, encoded by the coding sequence ATGAGTAATTATCATATAAAACATTTAGAAGAATACTATCAAGTTTATAGGAAATCGATAAGGGAACCCGAAAGTTTTTGGGAAGAAGTAGCCGAAGAACATTTTGTTTGGCGAAAAAAATGGGACAATGTACTAAGTTGGGATTTTACCAAACCTGAAGTCAAATGGTTTGAGGGTGCGAAACTTAATATCACCGAAAACTGTATTGATAGACATTTAGCAACACGTGCCGATAAAACCGCTATATTGTTCGAACCAAACAATCCTGATGAACCTTCAGAGCATATTACATACAGTCAGTTGCACAAACGCGTCAATCAGTTTGCCAATGTACTTAAAGCACAAGGTGTTCAAAAAGGCGACCGTGTGTGTATTTATGTGCCTATGATACCCGAACTTGCTATTTCAGTTTTGGCTTGTGCACGTATTGGTGCTATTCATTCGGTGGTGTTTGCTGGGTTTTCAGCAACTGCATTAGCGACAAGAATCAACGATAGTGACTGTAAAATGGTTATTACTTCCGATGGGTCGTACCGTGGTGCAAAATCCATTGACTTAAAAGGCATTGTAGATGAAGCTTTAGAAAAATGCCCTGGCGTAAAAACAGTTTTAGTAGCAAAACGTACAAACTCCGAAGTTACCATGAAAGAAGGACGCGATTTATGGCTGCAACCTCTTTTAGACGCTGCTTCAACAGACTGTAAAGCCGAAATAATGGATGCCGAAGATCCGCTGTTTATTTTATATACATCGGGTTCAACAGGGCAGCCAAAAGGTATGGTACATACCACGGCAGGCTATATGGTTTACACTGCTTATACGTTTAAAAATGCATTTCAATACCGAGAAAACGACGTGTACTGGTGTACTGCCGATATTGGTTGGATTACAGGACATAGTTATATAGTATATGGTCCCTTAGCAAATGGTGCGACTACCGTTTTGTTTGAAGGGGTGCCTAGTTATCCGGATTTCGGACGCTTTTGGCAAATTGTACAAAAACATAAAGTAACCCAGTTTTATACCGCGCCAACCGCTATTCGTGCTTTGGCAAAACAAGGGGTTGAGCTGGTGGAACAATACGATTTATCATCTTTAAAAGTATTGGGAAGTGTTGGTGAACCCATCAATGAAGAAGCATGGCATTGGTACAATGATGTTATCGGAAAAAATAAAAGCCCTATTATAGATTCTTGGTGGCAAACCGAAACAGGAGGGATCATGATAACGCCTATACCGTATGTAACCCCAACGAAACCAACCTATGCGACGTTACCATTTATAGGGGTACAGCCAGCGTTAATGGACGAACATGGTAACGAACTTAAAGGCAATCAAGTAGAAGGGCGTTTGTGTATTAAATTCCCATGGCCATCGATAGCACGTACCATTTGGGGAAACCATGAGCGTTATAGAGAAACCTATTTTTCTGCTTTTGAGGGCATGTATTTTACTGGTGATGGCGCTTTGCGTGATGAAGTAGGCTATTACCGTATTACAGGTCGCGTAGATGATGTCATTATCGTTTCGGGGCATAATTTAGGAACAGCACCTATTGAAGATGCTATAAATGAACATCCAGCAGTTGCCGAATCTGCCATTGTAGGCTTTCCGCACGATATTAAAGGAAGTGCTTTATATGGCTATGTCACATTAAAAGATACAGGCGAGAGTAGGGTTCATGATAATTTACGCAAAGAAATAAACCAGCTTATTTCCGATAAAATCGGACCCATTGCAAAACTTGATAAAATACAGTTTACACAAGGCTTGCCAAAAACACGCTCAGGTAAAATCATGCGGCGTATTTTACGCAAAATAGCTTGTAAAGACACCAATAATTTAGGTGACACCAGTACGTTGTTAAACCCAGAAGTGGTGCAGGATATTATGGATAATGCGCTGTAG
- a CDS encoding multidrug effflux MFS transporter yields MSSVIIKYFCPMQKSQTFKFEFVTLMASLMSIVALSIDALLPALPDIGTTLHITNPNDNQLLITMIFLGLGFGQLIFGPLSDSFGRKPIVFIGFIVFIIASIICVTTKSFEVMIIGRILQGIGLSSPRSLSISMVRDSYSGDYMAKIVSIVVMFFILVPVIAPTLGTFFLYFFNWEAIFYFNLVIGILIMFWFWKRQPETLPKEKRIKFTSHLFTNGIKEFFKYPEAIAYTLVSGFITGSFMVYLSTSQQIFESQYHLADMFPYIFASLAISIGLATYLNSTLVVKFGMRRIGFMATIAYCIVSILYVMLFWSGNNPSIYVLVGFFALQFFAVGFLFGNLRALAMQPLGHIAGIGAALNGFISTVMAVPIANYIGSFVKISVLPLFMGFSVFGILSLLVFLFLKNQKRAVSLA; encoded by the coding sequence TAAAGTATTTTTGCCCCATGCAAAAATCACAGACCTTCAAATTCGAATTTGTTACTTTAATGGCCTCTTTAATGTCTATTGTAGCACTGTCTATTGATGCGCTGTTGCCTGCTTTGCCAGATATTGGCACAACACTGCATATAACCAACCCAAACGATAACCAATTGCTTATTACCATGATTTTTTTAGGTTTGGGGTTCGGACAACTCATTTTTGGTCCCTTATCAGATAGCTTTGGTAGAAAACCTATTGTCTTTATTGGCTTCATCGTTTTTATAATTGCTAGCATTATTTGTGTTACTACCAAAAGTTTTGAGGTGATGATTATTGGTAGAATATTGCAGGGCATCGGATTATCATCTCCCAGAAGTTTAAGCATTTCTATGGTAAGAGATTCTTATAGTGGCGATTATATGGCTAAAATAGTATCTATCGTGGTGATGTTTTTTATATTAGTTCCTGTAATTGCACCGACTTTAGGCACTTTTTTCCTTTACTTTTTTAATTGGGAAGCCATTTTTTATTTTAATCTGGTCATCGGAATATTAATTATGTTTTGGTTTTGGAAACGCCAACCTGAAACGCTTCCTAAGGAAAAACGCATCAAATTTACTTCCCATTTATTTACAAATGGTATCAAAGAGTTTTTTAAATACCCTGAAGCCATTGCTTATACCTTAGTTTCAGGCTTTATAACCGGGTCTTTTATGGTGTATTTAAGTACCTCTCAACAAATTTTTGAAAGTCAGTACCATTTAGCAGACATGTTTCCGTATATCTTCGCAAGTTTAGCAATCTCTATTGGGCTGGCTACTTATTTAAACAGCACCTTGGTTGTTAAATTCGGCATGAGGCGTATTGGCTTCATGGCAACTATTGCCTACTGTATTGTTTCAATTTTATATGTTATGTTATTCTGGTCTGGAAACAACCCAAGCATCTATGTTTTAGTGGGATTTTTTGCATTGCAATTTTTTGCAGTGGGATTTCTATTTGGAAATTTAAGAGCTTTAGCTATGCAACCTTTAGGACATATAGCCGGTATTGGAGCTGCTTTAAACGGATTTATTTCTACAGTTATGGCGGTTCCCATAGCCAATTACATAGGTAGTTTTGTTAAAATATCGGTTCTACCTCTGTTTATGGGGTTTTCTGTTTTTGGAATCCTGTCACTGCTTGTGTTTCTATTTCTAAAAAACCAAAAACGTGCCGTGAGTTTAGCTTAG
- a CDS encoding DinB family protein, which yields MKISEVKPNEFSEFYANYLALVPKETTLIDGFNKDLKEVVDFFQHIPAIKLNYAYAKEKWRVKEVFQHLIDTERVFQYRCFCIARRDKTPLPGFEQDDYIAPSQAKNKSIESLVEEFKSVRLSFIALLNSLSNEDLQFLGNANGNTMSARAAAFIVLGHNQWHINIIKERYL from the coding sequence ATGAAAATTTCAGAAGTAAAACCAAACGAATTTAGTGAGTTCTATGCTAATTATTTGGCATTGGTACCTAAAGAAACAACATTGATTGATGGTTTTAATAAAGATTTAAAAGAGGTTGTTGATTTCTTTCAACATATTCCTGCTATTAAATTAAATTATGCCTATGCGAAAGAAAAATGGCGTGTTAAAGAAGTTTTTCAGCATTTAATAGATACCGAACGTGTTTTTCAGTACCGTTGTTTTTGTATAGCAAGACGTGATAAAACACCATTGCCGGGTTTTGAGCAAGATGATTATATAGCGCCTTCCCAAGCAAAAAATAAAAGTATAGAATCGTTGGTAGAAGAGTTTAAGTCCGTGCGACTAAGTTTTATAGCCTTGCTAAATTCCTTAAGTAATGAAGATTTACAATTTTTAGGCAATGCGAATGGCAATACTATGTCTGCAAGAGCTGCTGCGTTTATTGTTTTAGGGCACAATCAATGGCATATTAATATTATAAAAGAGCGGTATTTGTAA
- a CDS encoding DUF294 nucleotidyltransferase-like domain-containing protein, with product MKNSIAERVYDFLKNYPPFNILKEDDLLEISKQVSIVYLEKGDTLFKKGDAFNEHFYMVRNGAITSFHTNTNNVQEIVNISDAGDIFGVRPLIAKEDYKLTATANEESIVYAIPIDTFQSVTSNNASVYKFLITAFATNAYDPYTAEETGKIFADYIPSTSQDVVSFQTANYTKNPITCDFKSSLKDAAIKMSTYKIGCIIVVDEDIKPVGIITNSDIKNKIATGLFSIETPVSNIMSSPVITNKKDLTVADGQLQMIKHNIGHLCITKDGTVNSKLIGVLTHHDVLVTLGNNPSVILKEIKRAKRSKKLRTARLKANTLLKNYLEQNIPISHIIKIISQINDAVTIRAIELAIKKMPTPPPVAFSWMSIGSQGRKEQLLFTDQDNAIVFQDVQKENYQGTQAYFLELAKLVTKSLNKIGFEYCEADMMASNIEWCKSITEWKLQFENWILNPDEKAILLASIFFDYNCVYGDETLVDELSNSIYKTLSKTSLFFKFLGRDALKNPPPLGFFKQFLVEESGEQKDLFNIKSRALMPLIDAARLLILSNNIKGINNTSERFQKLAEIEPNNKELYESCAYAFKALLKFKTKQGLLHNNSGKFIELETLTKEEKLKLRRCFKPIQEIQETLKMRFDLKNFM from the coding sequence ATGAAGAACTCTATTGCAGAACGTGTTTATGATTTTTTAAAAAACTATCCACCCTTTAATATTTTAAAAGAGGATGATTTGTTGGAAATCTCGAAACAAGTCTCCATTGTTTACTTAGAAAAAGGTGACACGCTCTTTAAAAAAGGTGATGCGTTTAATGAACACTTCTATATGGTACGGAATGGTGCCATTACCTCGTTTCACACCAACACTAACAACGTACAGGAAATAGTTAACATAAGTGATGCCGGCGATATTTTTGGTGTACGTCCACTCATTGCAAAAGAAGATTACAAACTTACTGCAACGGCCAACGAGGAATCCATTGTATATGCCATTCCTATAGACACCTTTCAATCTGTTACAAGCAATAATGCCAGTGTTTATAAATTTTTAATTACGGCATTTGCAACCAATGCATACGACCCCTATACGGCCGAAGAAACCGGTAAAATTTTTGCCGATTACATACCCAGCACGTCACAGGATGTTGTTAGTTTTCAAACGGCTAATTATACTAAAAACCCCATTACATGCGATTTTAAATCGTCGTTAAAAGATGCTGCCATAAAAATGAGTACCTATAAAATTGGCTGTATTATCGTTGTAGACGAAGACATAAAACCTGTAGGCATCATTACAAATAGCGATATTAAAAACAAAATTGCAACGGGTTTATTCTCTATAGAGACACCCGTTTCCAATATTATGAGTTCGCCAGTTATCACCAATAAAAAAGATTTAACGGTAGCCGATGGCCAGTTACAAATGATTAAACATAATATAGGGCATTTGTGCATAACCAAAGACGGTACGGTAAACTCTAAGCTCATTGGCGTATTAACACATCATGATGTTTTGGTGACTTTAGGTAACAATCCTTCGGTTATTCTAAAAGAAATAAAACGTGCCAAACGCAGCAAAAAATTAAGAACTGCCAGACTTAAAGCCAATACGCTTTTAAAAAACTATTTAGAACAAAATATTCCTATTTCGCACATTATCAAAATCATTTCCCAAATTAATGATGCCGTTACCATTCGTGCGATCGAACTGGCTATAAAAAAAATGCCCACACCGCCACCAGTAGCTTTTTCTTGGATGTCTATAGGTAGCCAAGGCAGGAAAGAGCAATTGCTTTTTACAGATCAAGATAATGCCATTGTTTTTCAGGATGTTCAAAAAGAAAACTACCAAGGAACCCAAGCTTATTTTTTAGAATTAGCCAAATTAGTTACCAAATCGTTAAACAAAATCGGATTTGAATACTGCGAAGCCGATATGATGGCGAGTAATATAGAATGGTGCAAATCCATAACAGAATGGAAATTACAATTTGAAAACTGGATTTTAAATCCCGATGAAAAAGCCATTTTATTAGCCTCCATCTTTTTTGATTACAACTGTGTTTATGGCGATGAAACGCTGGTTGACGAGCTTTCAAACTCTATTTACAAAACATTAAGTAAAACCTCACTCTTCTTCAAGTTTTTAGGTAGAGATGCCCTTAAAAACCCACCACCACTTGGCTTTTTTAAACAGTTTTTAGTTGAAGAAAGCGGTGAGCAAAAAGACCTTTTTAATATAAAAAGCAGAGCCTTAATGCCTTTAATAGATGCTGCTAGGTTACTTATTTTAAGCAATAATATAAAAGGCATTAATAATACATCTGAACGTTTTCAAAAGCTCGCTGAAATAGAACCCAACAATAAAGAACTTTACGAATCGTGTGCGTATGCCTTTAAGGCCTTATTGAAATTTAAAACAAAACAAGGTTTATTACATAATAACTCCGGAAAATTTATTGAATTGGAAACGCTTACAAAAGAAGAAAAACTAAAGTTAAGACGTTGTTTTAAACCCATTCAGGAAATTCAGGAGACCTTAAAAATGAGATTCGATTTAAAAAACTTTATGTAA
- a CDS encoding 3'-5' exonuclease, with protein sequence MNFDWLFKKRQDFPDFWNDYINSFKKNKNVPITNTRFVAFDTETTGFDKKEDRILSIGAVSFVGKTIQVNNSLELYLDQDVFKPETVKIHGLMKTGSQEKISELEAIKAFLLYIKSDILVAHHANFDRNMVNEMLLRHGLGKLKNKFIDTGVLYKKSIHIIYRQKDKSYSLDDLAKELNVPTVDRHTATGDALITALVFLKTIARLNKHRHLNWSNLLDR encoded by the coding sequence ATGAATTTTGATTGGTTATTTAAGAAGAGACAAGATTTTCCTGATTTTTGGAACGATTACATCAACTCTTTTAAAAAAAACAAAAATGTGCCTATTACAAACACACGTTTTGTAGCTTTTGATACCGAAACCACTGGATTCGATAAAAAAGAAGACCGCATATTATCTATTGGTGCCGTGTCTTTTGTTGGGAAAACCATTCAGGTAAACAACAGTTTGGAACTCTATTTAGACCAAGATGTTTTTAAGCCCGAAACCGTAAAAATCCATGGGTTAATGAAAACAGGTTCTCAAGAAAAAATATCGGAATTGGAAGCCATAAAAGCCTTTTTATTATATATTAAAAGTGATATTTTAGTAGCACATCATGCTAATTTTGATAGAAACATGGTTAATGAAATGCTTTTAAGACACGGCTTGGGCAAGCTAAAAAATAAGTTTATAGACACTGGTGTTTTGTACAAAAAGTCCATTCATATTATTTATAGGCAAAAAGACAAATCGTATTCGTTAGACGATTTGGCAAAAGAACTAAATGTCCCTACTGTGGATCGCCATACCGCTACCGGTGACGCCCTAATAACTGCCTTGGTCTTCTTAAAGACTATCGCCCGATTAAATAAGCACAGGCATTTAAATTGGAGTAATTTATTGGACAGGTAA
- a CDS encoding alpha/beta fold hydrolase — protein sequence MNYVILATNYVKSLDSSISKFVSVIKLTHETPYESLINLGVYKLKFKKHNTMETETKGYDLTIPVNNFNLSYDDVGEGTIPIIFLHGFPFDKTMWQLQLRFFKDSYRLIACDIRGFGKSTDEKTSLSIDLFADDLIQFMDKLSIDKAIICGLSMGGFIALNAIKRFPQRFEALILCDTQCIADTAETKEKRYKTIDEIEAEGTANFNDGFIKSVFHKYSITNKKELVEQVRNVVFANSEHIIKKGLVALAERSETCSFLDKITVPTLILCGREDEVTPLAQSELMKAAIEESVLCVIDNAGHLSNLEQPEEFNIHLHDFLTTLDGINYEKTNGEQRMV from the coding sequence ATGAATTATGTAATTCTTGCTACTAATTATGTAAAATCTCTAGATAGTTCCATAAGTAAATTTGTAAGTGTTATAAAGTTAACACATGAAACACCCTATGAATCATTAATCAATTTAGGTGTTTATAAACTCAAATTTAAAAAACATAATACTATGGAAACGGAAACTAAAGGTTACGATTTAACCATACCTGTAAATAATTTTAATTTATCTTATGATGATGTTGGTGAAGGAACCATTCCTATTATCTTCTTACATGGTTTTCCCTTCGACAAAACGATGTGGCAGCTTCAGCTTCGCTTTTTTAAAGACTCATATCGTTTAATTGCTTGTGACATCAGAGGATTTGGAAAATCAACGGACGAAAAAACATCCTTAAGCATTGATTTGTTTGCTGATGATTTGATACAATTTATGGATAAATTAAGCATTGATAAAGCCATTATTTGTGGATTGTCTATGGGAGGATTTATAGCGCTGAATGCCATAAAAAGATTTCCCCAACGCTTTGAGGCGTTGATTTTATGTGATACACAATGTATTGCCGATACTGCTGAAACAAAAGAAAAACGCTATAAGACTATTGATGAAATAGAAGCTGAGGGAACAGCTAATTTCAACGATGGATTTATTAAAAGTGTTTTCCACAAATATTCAATAACAAACAAAAAGGAATTGGTAGAGCAAGTGAGAAACGTTGTATTTGCTAACTCTGAACATATTATCAAAAAGGGATTGGTAGCACTTGCCGAACGTTCGGAAACCTGCTCCTTTTTGGATAAGATAACCGTTCCAACATTGATTCTCTGCGGTAGAGAAGATGAAGTAACACCGCTAGCCCAATCGGAATTGATGAAAGCAGCTATTGAAGAATCTGTACTTTGTGTTATTGATAATGCAGGCCATCTATCGAATCTTGAACAACCTGAAGAATTCAACATACACCTTCACGATTTCTTAACGACCTTAGACGGCATCAATTATGAGAAAACTAATGGTGAACAAAGGATGGTTTAA
- a CDS encoding ABC transporter ATP-binding protein, translated as MQHLKAYPKNPDKTKPKVTMAQAFKTIIWPRRNLVFIGLFLIVIKSISGLILPWQSKVLLDEVIPNKDYSQLYILIAIVLTAILVQAVTSFLLTRILSVQAQYLISELRAQVQKKVLSLPISFFDNAKSGALVSRIMSDVEGVRNLIGTGLVQLVGGSFTAIISLIILIKINPWMTLFVFVPLSVFGYIALKAFKYIRPIFRTRGKINAEVTGRLTETLAGVRVIKAFNAEVQEQMVFEKGVDKLYQNVKKSLTATAFMTSSSTFLIGVATTGIMGIGGHYMIQGEMTTGDFLFFTLILGFMIAPIVQMSNIGSQLTEALAGLDRTEELMNMTAEEDNKQRHIHLKEIKGDIAFNDVSFSYEAGKEVLHHINFTAPAGSVTALVGSSGSGKSTIAGLSATFLTPKSGIVTIDNQDLSKVKLSTYRQYLGVVLQDEFLFEGTIRENIMFPRPNATESELQSAVKAAYVNEFTDRFDDGLDTLIGERGVKLSGGQRQRLAIARAILANPKIIILDEATSSLDTESEALIQKSLSELVKDRTTIVIAHRLSTIKKADQILVIEAGHIVERGTHQELIALEGRYYDLYTYQAKI; from the coding sequence ATGCAACACCTAAAAGCGTACCCAAAGAATCCAGATAAAACAAAACCCAAAGTAACTATGGCGCAAGCCTTTAAAACCATTATTTGGCCTCGGCGCAATCTGGTTTTTATCGGGTTGTTTTTAATAGTGATTAAAAGTATATCCGGGTTAATTTTACCATGGCAAAGTAAAGTATTGTTGGATGAAGTGATACCAAATAAAGATTACTCCCAACTTTATATCTTAATTGCTATTGTGTTAACGGCTATTTTGGTACAAGCAGTCACCTCGTTTTTATTAACACGTATTTTAAGTGTACAAGCGCAGTATTTAATAAGCGAATTACGAGCACAGGTTCAAAAAAAGGTCTTATCGCTGCCCATTAGTTTTTTCGATAACGCAAAATCAGGGGCATTGGTATCGCGCATTATGAGCGATGTTGAAGGGGTTAGAAACCTAATTGGTACGGGCTTGGTGCAATTGGTTGGTGGTAGTTTTACGGCCATAATTTCGCTAATTATTTTAATAAAGATAAACCCGTGGATGACACTTTTTGTGTTTGTACCACTTTCGGTTTTTGGATACATTGCCCTTAAAGCCTTTAAATACATTCGTCCTATTTTTAGAACACGAGGGAAAATAAATGCCGAAGTAACAGGTCGTTTAACAGAAACCTTAGCAGGTGTGCGGGTTATAAAAGCATTTAATGCCGAAGTGCAAGAACAAATGGTGTTCGAAAAAGGGGTTGATAAACTCTATCAAAATGTAAAAAAGAGTTTAACGGCAACGGCTTTTATGACGAGTTCTTCAACATTTCTAATAGGAGTTGCCACCACAGGGATTATGGGCATTGGTGGTCATTATATGATTCAAGGCGAAATGACGACGGGTGATTTTCTGTTCTTCACATTAATTCTTGGTTTTATGATTGCGCCCATTGTACAAATGAGCAATATTGGTAGTCAACTTACCGAAGCATTGGCAGGATTGGACAGAACCGAAGAGCTTATGAATATGACTGCGGAAGAAGATAACAAACAGCGCCATATTCACCTAAAAGAGATAAAAGGAGACATTGCATTTAATGATGTGTCATTTTCTTATGAAGCAGGCAAAGAGGTACTGCATCATATCAACTTTACTGCTCCTGCAGGTTCGGTAACAGCATTGGTGGGAAGTTCGGGATCTGGAAAATCGACTATTGCTGGCTTGTCGGCTACCTTTTTAACACCCAAATCGGGAATAGTTACTATTGATAACCAAGACTTATCTAAAGTAAAATTAAGTACCTATCGCCAATATTTAGGCGTGGTTTTACAAGATGAATTTTTGTTTGAAGGAACCATTAGGGAAAACATCATGTTCCCTAGACCCAACGCCACGGAAAGCGAATTGCAAAGTGCCGTTAAAGCAGCTTATGTAAATGAGTTTACCGACAGGTTTGATGATGGATTGGATACTTTGATTGGCGAACGCGGTGTTAAATTATCGGGCGGACAACGTCAACGTTTGGCTATTGCGCGTGCTATTCTTGCTAATCCAAAAATCATTATCTTAGATGAAGCAACTTCAAGTTTGGATACAGAAAGTGAAGCGCTAATTCAAAAAAGTTTATCAGAATTAGTAAAAGACCGAACGACGATAGTCATTGCACATCGTTTGAGTACCATTAAAAAAGCTGACCAAATACTGGTTATAGAAGCGGGTCATATAGTAGAACGTGGTACACACCAGGAATTGATTGCTCTAGAAGGCAGATATTATGACTTATATACGTATCAAGCGAAAATTTAA
- the ahr gene encoding NADPH-dependent aldehyde reductase Ahr, with the protein MKKINAYAAKEAGAILEKFQYELPKIGKEEVDIKVHYCGICHSDLSMIKNDWGMSQFPLVPGHEIVGEVIVLGSDVKGLKIGDKVGMGWSSSACMHCNQCLEGNQHLCGSSQATIVGRHGGFSDVVRGHWSWVIPLPKGLDMAKAGPLFCGGITVFNPIVLSGVKPTDKVGVIGVGGLGHMAIKFLKAWGCEVTAFSSNPNKKEVILKMGAHHVVDSTKPEALEGIAGTLNFILNTTNVSLDWNSFLTTLAPQGKLHTVGAVLEPMAIPAFSLIMGEKSVGGSPIGSIALTKKMLEFCVRHNIYPTVEEFKMEDVNKAIKHLEDGKARFRIVLKA; encoded by the coding sequence ATGAAAAAAATTAATGCGTATGCTGCGAAAGAAGCAGGTGCAATACTAGAAAAATTTCAATATGAATTGCCCAAAATAGGCAAGGAAGAAGTCGATATTAAAGTGCATTACTGTGGTATTTGTCATTCTGATTTAAGTATGATTAAAAACGATTGGGGCATGAGCCAATTTCCGTTGGTTCCCGGTCATGAAATTGTTGGTGAGGTTATAGTGTTAGGTAGTGATGTTAAAGGTTTAAAAATCGGTGACAAAGTTGGCATGGGATGGAGTTCCAGTGCTTGTATGCATTGTAACCAATGTTTAGAAGGCAACCAGCATTTGTGTGGGAGTTCACAAGCCACTATTGTAGGACGCCATGGTGGATTTTCCGATGTGGTGCGAGGGCATTGGTCGTGGGTTATTCCATTACCTAAAGGGTTGGATATGGCAAAAGCAGGCCCTTTATTTTGCGGTGGTATTACTGTTTTTAACCCCATCGTGTTGTCTGGTGTAAAACCAACCGATAAAGTAGGTGTGATAGGTGTTGGCGGACTGGGGCATATGGCTATTAAGTTTTTAAAAGCTTGGGGTTGCGAGGTCACAGCTTTTAGTTCCAACCCAAATAAAAAAGAAGTGATTTTAAAAATGGGTGCGCACCATGTGGTCGATTCAACAAAACCAGAAGCTTTGGAAGGTATTGCGGGCACATTAAATTTTATTTTAAACACGACCAATGTATCACTTGATTGGAATTCTTTTTTAACTACTTTAGCACCCCAAGGTAAATTGCATACTGTGGGTGCCGTTTTAGAACCTATGGCTATTCCAGCGTTTAGCTTAATTATGGGTGAAAAATCGGTAGGAGGAAGTCCCATAGGAAGTATTGCTTTAACCAAAAAAATGTTAGAGTTTTGTGTTAGACACAATATATATCCTACGGTGGAAGAATTTAAAATGGAAGACGTTAACAAAGCCATAAAACATTTGGAAGATGGCAAAGCTCGATTTAGAATTGTACTAAAAGCATAA